A single genomic interval of Zunongwangia sp. HGR-M22 harbors:
- a CDS encoding TlpA family protein disulfide reductase: MSFKNYHYLIVLIIVFSTSCKNSDKNLTENVSVEEETIPTLQYKPIDTTNAKAILIGKTDVPYNFNYLNLLVHTGLFNEVSNIKKENLGDSLYVEFQKLDKPQIIDLIAFEEGDLPPLFTRFYITPGDSIFMEIKNHKISFSGKNAAHYNFFQELNDPFHEKWGVFKGNFDQYKNDNTKFYNEKKKILEEYIKAHPEVSEGFKEQTYATLKYEYLFHLIYPRDHQDQAGNYQGSDLDEVLNKMQFEGEISMFDSEKYFDTINFEDDFNRPELLYNDYFKRSLPKYIHSVFANAEVSGYSIDNFINERDFIKNKLDDDLERFAIAKLIYNYHEAGLAFGQKGKTLIEDLINDYRDDFSKNEDYVSKINEIIFDLNSMDNKLSEELLDEKLINLKGDSIKLKDIFKNDPSKFKLIDHWASWCTPCIAEIQKSDEYNPMLKENNISKVYISVDEDLEKWKQMANQLENYTDKDQHYRFADFRKSGLARIFLQLGKTKNSYSIPKYTLIKNDSIILSTNSPRPSEQEEFLSILD; the protein is encoded by the coding sequence ATGTCTTTCAAAAATTATCATTACCTCATCGTTTTAATCATAGTTTTTAGTACTTCCTGTAAAAATTCAGATAAAAATTTAACTGAAAATGTTTCCGTAGAAGAAGAGACAATTCCTACACTGCAATACAAACCAATCGATACAACTAACGCTAAAGCCATTTTAATTGGTAAGACAGATGTTCCCTATAACTTCAACTATCTTAATCTTTTAGTTCATACCGGTCTCTTTAATGAAGTATCAAACATTAAAAAAGAAAATCTTGGAGATTCGTTATATGTAGAATTTCAGAAGCTGGACAAACCTCAAATAATCGACCTTATAGCTTTTGAAGAAGGAGATTTACCTCCACTTTTTACGCGATTTTACATTACTCCCGGAGACAGTATTTTTATGGAAATTAAAAATCATAAAATCAGCTTTTCTGGTAAAAATGCGGCTCATTATAATTTCTTTCAGGAATTAAATGATCCCTTTCATGAAAAATGGGGCGTTTTTAAGGGCAATTTCGATCAATACAAAAACGATAATACCAAGTTTTATAATGAGAAAAAGAAAATACTCGAGGAGTATATAAAAGCGCATCCAGAAGTAAGCGAAGGTTTTAAAGAGCAAACGTATGCGACTTTAAAATATGAATATTTATTCCATTTAATTTACCCTAGAGATCATCAAGACCAGGCAGGGAATTATCAGGGATCTGACTTGGATGAAGTCCTTAATAAAATGCAGTTTGAGGGTGAAATTTCTATGTTTGATTCGGAAAAATATTTTGACACCATAAATTTTGAAGATGATTTTAACAGGCCAGAATTATTGTATAACGATTACTTTAAGAGAAGCCTCCCAAAATATATCCATAGTGTATTTGCAAACGCTGAAGTTTCTGGATATTCCATCGATAATTTTATAAATGAACGTGATTTTATAAAAAATAAGCTTGATGACGATCTTGAACGTTTCGCTATTGCCAAACTTATTTACAATTATCACGAAGCCGGACTAGCCTTTGGACAAAAAGGAAAAACTTTAATTGAAGATTTAATTAACGATTATCGAGACGACTTTTCTAAAAACGAAGATTACGTAAGCAAAATCAATGAAATTATCTTCGACCTAAACAGCATGGATAACAAATTAAGCGAAGAACTTCTCGATGAGAAATTGATCAACTTAAAAGGAGATTCAATAAAACTGAAGGATATTTTTAAAAATGATCCTTCAAAATTTAAATTAATAGATCATTGGGCAAGTTGGTGCACCCCTTGTATTGCAGAAATACAAAAGTCTGATGAATACAATCCGATGCTAAAAGAAAATAATATTTCAAAAGTGTATATATCTGTCGACGAGGATCTGGAAAAATGGAAACAAATGGCAAACCAGCTTGAAAATTACACCGATAAAGACCAACATTATCGTTTTGCTGACTTCAGAAAATCCGGTTTGGCCCGTATTTTTCTTCAATTAGGTAAAACTAAAAACAGCTATTCTATCCCTAAGTACACTCTTATTAAAAACGATAGTATTATTCTTTCTACCAACTCCCCAAGGCCTTCTGAACAGGAAGAATTTTTAAGCATATTAGATTAG
- a CDS encoding MutS-related protein yields the protein MQLYSYLAIIGIALYLVFRLLKKKSARKHFKELKNNWAKAKTEKFNFDQIKSFYDAQLLVGDFHKINDQTAKDLDFEELFTILDRTTSKPGQQYFYNHLRNINSENQLRQFSTFSDTFLEKENDRLKIQSQLSKLNHYNAYDFVRLIIDEPMERPKWIVWVFILSFLSIFSLIGGFFYPILFLIMIPVFMTNMVLHYRNKNKLNYYLNAVHQLSIAIKVGDKISNFSNISAYFKDLSFLGSVKKIQFKTSLIGFENKMNDEFAFFGWFFFELLKITFNIEILLFFSFLEDIQHKQNDIETLFRFLGEIDSAIAVASIKAEYHYRVCQPYFGNKKEIRFSEIQHPLIKDCVPNDLELLEKSMLLTGSNMSGKSTFIRTVAINTLLAQTINICFAEHFTAPFLKLYSSIRIADNLSENTSYYLEEVLQIKKLLDKSEEEVPKLFVLDEIFKGTNTEERIAAGKSILSYLNCAQNIVMVSTHDIELTEMLTQNDFELYHFSENIHNQTLNFDHKLKEGPLKTKNAIKILALYDFPKQIITEAEMLKNKWN from the coding sequence ATGCAGCTGTATTCTTATCTTGCCATAATTGGTATTGCGCTCTATTTAGTTTTTAGACTTTTAAAGAAAAAATCTGCAAGAAAACATTTTAAAGAACTTAAAAATAATTGGGCTAAAGCTAAAACCGAGAAATTTAATTTCGACCAGATTAAAAGCTTTTATGATGCCCAGCTTCTGGTAGGCGATTTTCATAAAATAAACGATCAAACTGCAAAAGACCTAGATTTCGAGGAGCTTTTTACCATTTTAGATCGAACCACATCTAAACCCGGACAACAATATTTTTACAATCATCTACGGAATATTAATTCTGAAAATCAATTAAGGCAATTTTCTACATTTTCAGATACCTTTTTAGAAAAAGAAAACGACCGACTAAAAATCCAGTCGCAATTATCCAAACTGAATCATTACAATGCCTACGATTTTGTTCGGTTAATTATAGACGAGCCTATGGAGCGCCCAAAATGGATTGTTTGGGTATTTATTCTTAGCTTCTTATCGATTTTTAGCCTTATTGGCGGTTTCTTTTATCCGATTTTATTCCTAATCATGATTCCGGTTTTTATGACCAATATGGTTTTGCACTATCGCAATAAAAATAAGCTCAACTATTATCTAAATGCGGTTCATCAACTTAGTATCGCAATAAAAGTTGGTGATAAAATATCGAATTTCAGCAATATTAGCGCCTATTTTAAGGACTTATCCTTTCTAGGATCTGTCAAGAAAATTCAGTTTAAAACTTCGCTTATTGGCTTTGAGAATAAGATGAATGACGAATTTGCCTTTTTTGGATGGTTTTTCTTCGAGTTGCTAAAAATCACTTTTAATATTGAAATTCTATTATTTTTCAGTTTTCTCGAAGATATTCAGCATAAACAAAATGATATCGAAACGCTTTTTCGTTTTTTAGGCGAGATCGATTCGGCCATTGCTGTGGCTTCAATTAAAGCCGAATATCACTATCGCGTTTGCCAGCCTTATTTCGGCAATAAAAAAGAGATTAGATTTAGCGAAATTCAGCATCCATTAATCAAAGACTGTGTTCCCAACGATTTAGAGCTTTTAGAAAAAAGCATGTTACTTACCGGAAGCAATATGTCTGGGAAAAGTACATTTATTAGAACGGTTGCCATTAATACGCTGCTGGCACAAACTATAAATATTTGTTTTGCTGAACATTTTACTGCCCCTTTTCTAAAACTATATTCTTCGATTAGAATTGCCGACAACCTAAGTGAAAATACCAGTTATTATTTAGAAGAAGTTTTACAGATCAAAAAGCTTTTGGATAAATCGGAAGAAGAGGTACCCAAATTGTTTGTTTTAGATGAAATTTTTAAAGGCACAAATACTGAAGAACGTATCGCTGCCGGGAAGTCTATTTTATCTTATCTTAATTGTGCGCAAAATATTGTGATGGTTTCTACCCACGATATCGAACTTACCGAAATGCTAACACAAAATGATTTTGAACTTTATCATTTTAGTGAAAACATTCATAATCAGACTTTAAATTTTGATCACAAATTAAAAGAAGGACCGCTTAAAACCAAAAACGCGATAAAAATATTAGCGCTTTACGACTTCCCAAAACAGATAATTACTGAAGCTGAAATGTTAAAAAATAAATGGAATTAA
- a CDS encoding S9 family peptidase, whose translation MKKTFFQLYILVISLSGFAQQPQKTLTTEDYQQAAKFLGFNTYSLVDKDYVSPNWLDNGSFWYEISVNGEQQFVLVDPNKKSKKTSNSLEELLGKKPEERQRRSWTEVASPDGSKTVYIKDWNLWMRDNESGEETQLTEDGEKNYGYATDNAGWKHSDKPIVLWSPDSKKIATFKQDQRHVSDMYLVETKVGEPELQEWKYPIPQDSAIIKIERVTIDTEDHEITKLNIPADARRGTLCDDIACDGSFGDNEWGPDSKTLAFASVSRDHKKVTLRVANAETGEVRDIFTEETATQFESGQGTINWHYLPESKEIIWYSERDDWGHLYLYDLESGKLKNQITKGDFVVTSLLEVDEDKEMLYFYAQGKEDGRDPYFSHFYSIKFNGKCLKLLTPENGTHSVSLSPDHKYFVDNYSQPDIPNVAVLRDIKGRKIMDLEKADISRLEAIGWQAPKPIKVKSADKKWDLYGLMFTPTHLDESKKYPVINYIYPGPQGGGVGSRSFYPARSDHQSLAELGFIVVVIDGSCNPGRSKSFHDACYGNMGDNTLEDQISGLKQLAEKYPYMDLNKVGIWGHSGGGFATADAMFSYPEFYKVGISESGNHDNRNYEDDWGERYIGLIEETENGKTNYELQANQYNAENLQGDLLIAHGNLDDNVPPYNSYLVIDALIKANKDFDLIIFPNARHGYGMDSYYMTRRRWDYFVENLMGAEHPKEFKIEMPRKR comes from the coding sequence ATGAAAAAAACTTTCTTTCAACTGTATATCCTAGTGATTTCCCTTTCAGGTTTCGCACAACAACCCCAAAAGACATTAACCACTGAAGATTACCAACAGGCCGCAAAATTTCTTGGCTTCAATACGTATTCTTTAGTAGACAAAGATTATGTAAGCCCAAACTGGCTGGATAATGGCAGTTTTTGGTACGAAATTTCGGTTAATGGCGAGCAACAATTCGTTCTTGTAGATCCAAATAAAAAATCTAAAAAAACTTCAAATTCGCTCGAAGAATTACTTGGCAAAAAACCGGAAGAGAGACAAAGAAGATCATGGACAGAAGTAGCCTCTCCCGATGGTTCTAAAACAGTTTATATAAAAGACTGGAATCTTTGGATGCGAGATAATGAATCTGGCGAGGAAACTCAACTTACAGAGGACGGAGAAAAAAACTATGGCTATGCAACCGATAATGCGGGCTGGAAACATAGCGACAAGCCAATCGTACTATGGAGCCCAGATTCTAAAAAGATCGCCACATTTAAACAAGATCAGCGCCACGTAAGTGATATGTATTTGGTAGAAACCAAAGTAGGCGAGCCCGAACTTCAGGAATGGAAATATCCAATTCCGCAGGATTCAGCCATTATTAAAATCGAGCGTGTAACTATCGATACTGAAGATCACGAGATCACCAAACTAAACATTCCGGCAGATGCAAGACGTGGTACCCTTTGCGACGACATTGCCTGCGACGGCAGCTTTGGCGATAACGAATGGGGACCAGACTCTAAAACTTTAGCTTTTGCTTCGGTTTCGCGAGATCACAAAAAAGTTACGCTACGTGTTGCTAATGCTGAAACTGGCGAAGTAAGAGATATTTTTACTGAAGAAACAGCTACGCAATTCGAATCTGGGCAGGGCACTATAAACTGGCATTATTTACCAGAATCTAAAGAAATAATTTGGTATTCTGAACGTGACGATTGGGGGCATTTATACCTTTACGATCTTGAAAGCGGAAAGTTAAAAAATCAAATTACAAAAGGAGATTTTGTAGTAACCAGCCTGCTTGAAGTAGACGAAGATAAAGAAATGTTGTACTTCTACGCCCAAGGAAAAGAAGACGGGCGTGATCCTTATTTTAGCCATTTTTATAGCATAAAATTTAACGGAAAATGCCTAAAGCTTCTAACTCCAGAAAATGGAACACATAGCGTTTCATTATCTCCAGATCATAAGTATTTTGTAGACAACTATTCGCAGCCAGATATACCAAACGTTGCAGTGCTTAGAGATATTAAAGGTCGCAAAATCATGGATCTCGAAAAAGCCGATATTTCCCGTTTAGAAGCTATCGGCTGGCAGGCTCCTAAACCGATAAAAGTAAAATCTGCAGATAAAAAATGGGATTTGTACGGACTAATGTTTACGCCTACACATCTAGATGAATCTAAAAAATACCCGGTAATTAACTACATCTATCCTGGTCCACAAGGTGGCGGTGTTGGTAGCCGTTCATTCTATCCAGCTCGTAGCGATCACCAGTCTTTAGCAGAGCTTGGTTTTATCGTGGTGGTAATCGATGGTAGTTGTAACCCGGGAAGATCTAAATCTTTCCACGATGCCTGCTACGGAAATATGGGAGATAATACTTTAGAAGATCAGATAAGCGGACTAAAACAATTAGCTGAAAAATATCCGTATATGGATCTAAATAAAGTCGGAATTTGGGGACACTCTGGTGGTGGTTTTGCTACTGCAGATGCCATGTTCTCTTATCCTGAATTTTATAAAGTTGGAATTTCTGAATCTGGAAACCATGATAACAGAAACTATGAAGATGATTGGGGAGAAAGATACATCGGTTTAATTGAAGAAACCGAAAACGGAAAGACCAACTACGAGTTACAGGCCAATCAATATAATGCTGAAAATCTACAGGGAGATTTGTTAATTGCGCATGGAAATCTGGATGACAATGTACCTCCTTACAATTCGTATTTGGTGATCGATGCCTTAATTAAAGCCAATAAAGATTTCGATTTGATCATTTTCCCAAATGCACGCCACGGCTACGGAATGGATAGTTATTATATGACCAGAAGAAGATGGGATTACTTTGTTGAAAACCTTATGGGTGCCGAACATCCAAAAGAATTTAAAATTGAAATGCCACGAAAAAGATAA
- a CDS encoding OsmC family protein, protein MKTHNYTLNLNWTGNKGIGTKTYKDYEREYTIKAEGKALIQASADPAFLGNPELYNPEELLLASIASCHMLWYLHLCASNKIIVLEYQDRPIGKMIENKDGSGKFTEVTLYPKITLANKTMLEKAENLHNEANKFCFIANSCNFPIRHAATYHF, encoded by the coding sequence ATGAAAACCCATAACTACACCCTCAACCTCAACTGGACGGGCAATAAGGGTATTGGCACCAAAACTTATAAAGATTACGAAAGAGAATATACCATTAAAGCTGAAGGTAAAGCTTTAATACAAGCTTCGGCAGATCCTGCTTTTTTAGGAAATCCTGAACTCTATAATCCTGAAGAACTTCTACTCGCTTCGATCGCTTCATGCCATATGCTTTGGTATCTTCATTTGTGTGCTTCCAATAAAATCATAGTTTTAGAATATCAGGATCGGCCAATCGGAAAAATGATCGAAAACAAAGATGGTAGTGGAAAATTTACTGAAGTTACGCTTTACCCAAAAATAACGCTGGCCAATAAAACAATGCTAGAAAAAGCCGAAAATTTACATAACGAAGCCAATAAATTCTGTTTTATCGCAAATTCATGTAACTTTCCAATTCGGCATGCAGCAACTTATCATTTTTAA
- a CDS encoding GyrI-like domain-containing protein, whose amino-acid sequence MKVLNPKIYKTEGFSLIGISTEMSFAENKTAKLWQEFIPLKIANFGKKQIDLFSVEVYKDLSFFSNFNPTANFRKWAAIKNEDLEKIPSALEILKIPAGKYAIFNYKGSSSEAPQFYQRIFQQWLPTSKFRLDSRPHLAIMGEKYKNNDPTSEEEIWIPIQ is encoded by the coding sequence ATGAAAGTATTAAACCCAAAAATTTATAAAACAGAAGGATTTTCTCTAATCGGAATTTCTACGGAAATGTCTTTTGCTGAAAACAAAACCGCTAAGCTTTGGCAAGAATTTATTCCTTTAAAAATAGCGAATTTCGGCAAAAAGCAGATTGATTTATTTTCGGTTGAAGTCTATAAAGATCTTTCATTTTTTTCGAATTTTAATCCTACCGCAAACTTTAGAAAATGGGCTGCGATTAAAAATGAAGACCTGGAAAAAATTCCTTCAGCACTTGAAATTTTAAAAATCCCAGCAGGAAAATATGCGATTTTTAATTACAAAGGAAGCAGTAGTGAAGCCCCGCAATTTTATCAGCGTATTTTTCAGCAATGGTTACCAACTTCAAAATTCAGGCTGGACAGCAGGCCGCATCTTGCGATTATGGGAGAAAAGTATAAGAACAACGATCCAACTTCCGAAGAAGAAATATGGATCCCAATTCAATAA
- a CDS encoding C1 family peptidase codes for MKKLQLLLFAIPFTFLSCYQDMDDNLERQEEITDPIDDNQFITEDGEVFSTGLECTGTGDYTATGTILENLEIPEDVPEEYDLSEMLPPVGDQGQLGSCSSWAVSYYLKSFQEFLENGEAYSAATIFSPSFTYNQLTMGECGGTSIAATLDLVQQQGVCSLASFPYDDSGCAAQPGEAQFAEALEAQISEFKSLSGENMIAEMKTLLTMQQPIVIGAYLSSEFGKTDNFGLAAYREHVVDYDTGDCHAMLVVGYSDEYNAFKVVNSWGESWGSDGFVWIDYAAFENVSDQSANFRVINNAYIAYDATTEVDPVF; via the coding sequence ATGAAAAAACTACAACTTTTATTGTTTGCCATTCCCTTTACTTTTCTTTCCTGTTACCAGGATATGGATGATAATTTAGAAAGGCAGGAAGAGATTACAGATCCCATAGATGATAATCAATTTATTACTGAAGATGGCGAGGTTTTTTCCACTGGTTTAGAATGTACGGGAACCGGCGACTATACTGCCACAGGTACAATTTTAGAAAATCTTGAAATTCCGGAAGATGTTCCTGAAGAATATGATCTGTCTGAAATGCTTCCGCCGGTAGGCGATCAGGGGCAGTTAGGCTCGTGTTCTTCATGGGCAGTAAGTTATTATTTAAAATCTTTTCAGGAGTTTTTAGAAAATGGGGAAGCTTATTCCGCAGCAACAATATTTAGTCCGTCATTTACCTATAATCAATTAACAATGGGAGAATGTGGTGGCACCAGCATTGCGGCAACTTTAGATCTTGTACAACAGCAGGGAGTTTGTTCTTTAGCCTCCTTTCCTTACGATGATAGTGGTTGTGCAGCGCAGCCGGGTGAAGCACAATTCGCTGAAGCCTTAGAAGCACAAATTTCAGAATTTAAAAGTTTAAGTGGCGAGAATATGATTGCCGAAATGAAAACTTTACTTACAATGCAACAACCCATTGTGATTGGCGCGTACCTTTCTTCAGAATTTGGAAAAACAGATAATTTTGGCCTTGCAGCATATCGTGAACATGTGGTAGATTATGATACCGGCGATTGCCACGCGATGCTGGTTGTAGGTTATTCAGATGAATATAATGCTTTTAAAGTAGTGAATTCTTGGGGAGAAAGCTGGGGCTCAGATGGTTTTGTTTGGATCGATTATGCGGCTTTCGAAAATGTGAGTGATCAAAGCGCTAATTTTAGAGTGATTAATAACGCCTATATTGCTTACGATGCTACAACCGAAGTTGACCCTGTATTTTAA
- a CDS encoding DUF4174 domain-containing protein — protein sequence MKKVLIAIFSFMALGNMNAQDKTEHQWKNRLILILTDSKEDTDFKQQLGELKNREAALEDRKIIVYQVTPKHYATGISDNPDWKEGDNFYEKFKKSDKSFEIILIGLDGGTKMRKEEFTPAEEIFEKIDNMPMRKAEMN from the coding sequence ATGAAAAAAGTTTTAATCGCAATATTTAGCTTTATGGCACTAGGAAATATGAATGCACAGGATAAAACTGAGCATCAATGGAAAAATAGATTAATTTTAATACTAACCGATTCTAAAGAAGATACCGATTTTAAACAACAATTGGGTGAGTTGAAAAACAGGGAAGCAGCTTTAGAAGACCGAAAGATTATTGTCTACCAAGTAACACCAAAACATTATGCTACCGGAATTAGCGATAACCCAGATTGGAAAGAAGGTGATAATTTTTATGAAAAATTCAAGAAATCTGATAAATCTTTTGAAATTATTTTAATTGGCCTGGATGGTGGCACTAAAATGAGAAAAGAGGAATTTACGCCGGCTGAAGAAATATTCGAAAAGATAGATAATATGCCCATGAGAAAAGCAGAGATGAACTGA
- a CDS encoding DUF2116 family Zn-ribbon domain-containing protein gives MDKHCLECGEKLIGRVDKKFCSDYCRNSYHNKLNKDSKNLMRNINNILRKNYRILEKLNPEEKTKTSKTKLLAEGFNFQYFTSIYTTQAGKTYFFIYNQGFLPLDNEEYYALVKRN, from the coding sequence ATGGATAAGCATTGTCTAGAATGTGGTGAAAAACTTATAGGTAGAGTAGATAAAAAATTCTGTAGTGATTATTGCAGAAATTCATATCACAACAAACTAAATAAGGATAGTAAAAACCTGATGCGCAATATCAATAATATTTTACGCAAAAATTATAGGATTTTAGAGAAACTGAACCCGGAAGAAAAAACAAAAACCAGCAAAACAAAATTGCTGGCTGAAGGTTTCAATTTTCAGTATTTCACCAGCATATATACTACCCAGGCGGGGAAAACGTATTTTTTTATATACAATCAGGGGTTTTTACCTTTAGATAACGAAGAGTATTATGCACTGGTTAAACGAAATTAG
- a CDS encoding CBS domain-containing protein codes for MGIKSFQGKRAAPVKIESAPIMVGDYMTTTLITFKKEQYVAEVMEALLKNKISGAPVVNDRYELIGIISDADCMKQISESRYFNMPIGDMTIENYMSTDVAVIDKNISIFDCAQLFFNNSYRRFPVVENGKLIGMISRKDVLCAALKLRAQNWHC; via the coding sequence ATGGGAATTAAAAGTTTTCAGGGAAAGCGCGCTGCACCGGTAAAAATAGAGAGTGCGCCGATTATGGTAGGGGATTATATGACTACCACTTTAATCACATTTAAAAAAGAACAATATGTAGCAGAAGTAATGGAAGCATTGCTTAAAAACAAAATTTCTGGTGCACCGGTGGTTAACGATCGATATGAGCTAATTGGAATAATTTCAGACGCAGATTGTATGAAACAAATTTCAGAAAGCCGCTATTTCAATATGCCGATTGGCGATATGACGATAGAAAATTATATGAGCACCGATGTTGCAGTAATTGATAAAAACATAAGTATTTTTGATTGTGCGCAGCTCTTCTTCAATAATAGCTACAGAAGATTTCCGGTAGTAGAAAACGGAAAATTAATTGGAATGATTAGTAGAAAAGATGTGCTTTGTGCAGCTTTAAAATTAAGAGCACAAAATTGGCATTGCTAA